The stretch of DNA ggatgctaccatgattacggatagtcctgaatgaatcgtgaataatgacaAGTGAAAGAAGAATGACAGGTGCACAAATacccaaagtgctggagtacagagacaaaacaaccaaacatgtgtcactgtcccaatacttttggagctcgcTGTATATGCAAGGTGTAAACAACTGCATATATCTATTCAAACACTTCAGATACACAAACATCTAAGGGTTAGGGCCGAGGGGAAGAGGTGGGGAGTGAATTGGGACTGGCTGAAGGGAATagggtagaaggagaggggggtgcTGGGAACAAGCACAGTCCAGTTGTGTCCAGCCAGCACCCCAGCATATCCCAGCCAGGGCAGGCGGAGGGTAGGTAAGGCCTTtggtatgcatcccaaatggcaccctattccctacatagtgcaatacGTTTGACTAGagttctatgggccctggtcaaacatagcacactatatatggaatagtgGGCCATTTGGTATACACCATGGTCTGGTCCTCACAGTAGGGCACAGCGGAAGAAGCTGCTCTTCTTCTGGGGCTGAGAGATCTTCACCTTGTGGCTGCTCCCCTGAGGACTGCTGCCCTCCTGCAACAAAGACAGAAAGTTCAGTTTTTCAAATCAAAATGTCCAGCATTTTTGatcttcaaaaaaaaaaaagttcctTCTAAAACCTAAATGAGTTTGAATTTACCAATTTTGTGTCCATCTTTGATTTGATGTCTCTGGCAAGTGTCAAAAACGAGTTTTCCACGTTGATGTTGGCCTTTGCACTAGTCTCCATGAACTTAATACCGTACTCAGCGCCAGCTGAGAAATGGGGAGTAATGCTTTGACTGTTGTTACGATCATCATTTCTACACAGTTTCTATCTGGTTTTGGTAAATCAAGCAggtctttgttgttgttgttgacctagACAACATGGCAGGGCTTAAGTTTGAAAAGTGCTCTATATCATCCCAAGCCCTTTAATGTTGTACAGTACACAACCAAACGGAGCTTGTAATTCATCACAATTGCAGCAGAACTCACTTTCTCTCCCCGGTCTTTGGACACCTGCCGTTTGTCATTGATGTCACATTTGTTACCGAGGACCATCTTTTCAACATCAGCCGATGCATGCTAAGGAGATAAGAGTAGTTGAACACcacaatacatacagtatactacagtgaGGGGAAAATTTGAActcctgctgattttgtatgtttgcccactgacaaagaaattatcagtctataatttgaATGGTAGGTTTATTCAACAGTGagaggcagaataacaacaacaaaaaaactgaaaaatccatgtcaaaaatgttataaattgatttgcattttaatgaaataagtatttgaccccctctcaataagaaagatttctggctcccaggtgtctatTATACAGGTaagagctgagattaggagcacactcttaaagggagtgctcctaatctcagtttgttacctgtataaaagacacccgtccacaaatcaatcaatcaatcagattccaaactctccaacatggccaagaccaaagagctcccCAAGGATATCAGGGacagattgtagacctacacaaggctggaatgggctacaagaccatcgccaatcAGCTTGGTGataaggtgacaacagttggtgcgattattcgcaaatggaagaaacacaaagaactgtcaatctcctcggcctggggctccatgcaagatctcacctcgtggagttgcaatgatcatgagaacggtgaggaatcagcccagaactacacgggaggatcttgtcaatgatcaaGGCAACTGGGACCATaatcaccaagaaaacaattggtaacacactacaccgtgaaggactgaaatcctgcagcaccCGCAAGatcccctgctcaagaaagcacatatacatgcccgtctgaagtttgccaatgaacatctgaatgattcagaggacaactgggtgaaagtgttgtggtcagatgagaccaaaatggagctctttggcatcaactcgccgtgtttggaggaggaatgctgcctatgaccccaagaacaccatccccaccgtcaaacatggaggtggaaacattatgctttgggggtgtttttctgcgaAGGGGACAGGACAAATTCACTGCACCAAAGGGACCATGTAtcatcaaatcttgggtgagaacctccttccctcagccagggcattgaaaatgggtggtggatgggtattccagcatgacaatgacccaaaacacatggccaaagcaacaaaagtggctcaagaagaagcacatttaggtcctggagtggcctagcaagtctccagaccttaatcccatagaaaatctggagggagctgaaggtttgagttgccaaacgtAGGCCTCAAAACCTTAAATTaattggagaagatctgcaaagaggagtgggacacaaTCCCTCCTGAgttgtgtgcaaacctggtggccaactacaagaaacgtctgacctctgattggttttgccaccaagtactaagtcatgttttgcagaagggtcaaatacttatttccctcattaaattgcaaatcaatttataacatttttgaggtgtgtttttttgttgttgttattctctctcactgttcaaataaacctaccattaaaattatagacggataatttctttgtcagtgggcaaacatacaaaatcagcagaggatcaaatactttttccctcactgtacataCGGTCGACTTTGACAAGAGTACACTGAATatttaccagtcagtcagtatggtaTTCGTGTTTAGAACAGAATAGAACTTTAAGCAAACATACCTCCTCTATATTCCGTATCCAGTTCTTTATGTTTTCAAAGGACTTCTCGTTGGTGATGTCATAGA from Oncorhynchus masou masou isolate Uvic2021 unplaced genomic scaffold, UVic_Omas_1.1 unplaced_scaffold_3809, whole genome shotgun sequence encodes:
- the LOC135534685 gene encoding ras-related protein Rab-8A-like, with the translated sequence MAKTYDYLFKLLLIGDSGVGKTCVLFRFSEDAFNSTFISTIGIDFKIRTIELDNKKIKLQIWDTAGQERFRTITTAYYRGAMGIMLVYDITNEKSFENIKNWIRNIEEHASADVEKMVLGNKCDINDKRQVSKDRGEKVSSAYGIKFMETSAKANINVENSFLTLARDIKSKMDTKLEGSSPQGSSHKVKISQPQKKSSFFRCALL